Below is a genomic region from Fulvia fulva chromosome 5, complete sequence.
CTCCTTCTTTCGGCTGTACTTTCGGTGCTTGGTGCCGAGAATCGTCAAGCTCCTCATCGCTCAGGTCGTTGGGTCGTGATATGAACTGAGGTGTCTGGTCGGGCGAGGAGTGGCCTGATGGCGGGGTCGCGGGTCTGTTGAAGCCTTGTGGTTGTCAGTCGCCTACATTGCCATACTACTACAAGTAGTGCCACGAACGTTCTGTTGGAGACTGTATCTCTGATGTCTCGGAGTCGCGGCGAACGAATGAACCATATGGGTTATTGTCCTCGTCGTCCCACATGCTGCCTTATGTTTCCGCCTTGGGCAAGTCGATACAGTGGTATAGAGCTGCTGCTGCCGAGCGAAGGATGGGTCGTCCAGCGTGATATTGTATGCGAGCAGCCTCACGGTGCGAAGATATGGTTGTCTGCCTGTCGCCGAAGCTCGAAGCACAAGCGCGTGCAGAGTGATGGTTGGACAACACGGCACGTGCGCGGTTCCTGCCGTCATGACGCAGATCACAGGGGCGGAAAGTCTTACCTTCGACTTCGATGTTCGCTTCTTGCTCTGTCCACACTTCACATCCCTCTACGTCCATGTTGTTGGTGATCGCCGCCGGATATACTGTGGTGTCAGAGCAATAGAGTCATTATACCGCTAAAAGCGTAGGTCTTGTGGCGTGTTGAAAGAGTACAGCGTTCACTTCGAAGGCAGCAACAAGCCACATGCCACTCGCGAAGTGAATGCAACTGACCGCGTCAAAGCATCCGGCTCACTTCTTAAGCGAGCGCTTTCCTCGTCATGCGCCGCTTGCTAGCATCAACGCTGTTCTTAGCGCGACAGCCAGTCTTTTCTACACCACTTCGACAAACAGCTCCGCCACCATCAACGACCCTATCACCACAGCCCACAGTCCAACACGCATCTTACACTTCAAGTACAGGTGTCCGACACTCGTCCATGGCTGCCGGAGAAGACAAGCCGAAGCCGTTCATTGTCCGCTTCTATGGCGTGGAAGCCGCGAAGGACGGGGAAGGCCGCAGCCTCGAAGACATCCTGCGCTTTGAAGACAACGAGCTCGAGTACCATCACGACTACATCCAAGTGCTCTTCCCGCTCCCAGAGCCATCTCCAATCAACCCAGGTAAGTCGATGTATTCTTTCATCTCAGCTGTGCCCATGTCTAACCCAGTGACTGGCATAGACGCACCGATCATCAAAAAGGGCACACGAACTGCTTTTGTGGAGAATGAAGAGCTTCGCAAGCAGCTATTTCGTGCCTTCAATCACATGGCCAACTTCTACGCTTTCAATGTGAAAGGAGACGCAGCAGCTCCCGTCCTCGAGCCCAAGCCTGACTTTCGGAAACTTGCACAGAACACCTGGTTGACCCGCATGGATCACAACCACCTCCGCATCACCCGCATTATTCGTTGCCTTCGTGTCTTGGGCCTCGAAGCGACTGCTCAGGCGTTCCACCAAGCCCTCCAAGACAACGCCGAGGGCGTCAGCTCTCGCAGTCTGATGTACTGGGAGCGCGCTGCTACTCGATCTCTGCACCTGCCACCAAGCGAGGACAACGAAAATGCTTGCGGCGTGGCGTGGCTCAAGCCTGCAGAGGACTGATGGGAATAGTGCAGCGATACAATCACTATACGCAAACGTGCCGAAGCATTAGCGTTGGAATACGCAGCAGATGCGACCTCTACCCCCGCCGCGAGCATGGAGCTGGGTACGACCATCATAATGAATCGAGGACCCGACAACTGGGCACTCCGACCTTTCAAAGGAGCCGCATGGTAGGGCAGTCACAAGTCAGCGGGATCGAGAACCACACTTAAGCTTTGCCCCATGGAATGCTTGTCTATCGGCATGGTCATGATCGCTCTTTCAACGACTCCAAAGCTCCGTCAGCCTGGATGTTGTCTCTCAATGACGGTGCTTCACCCCGGTGATCCGTCAGGATCCTCACTTGCCGGAAGCTCGAATGCACTCTCTTCCGCTCAGTCAGCAACATTTAGGTTTACGAGACCACGCAAAGCCCGATAGTTCCAGGTTTCCTCCAGAGTTACAACAACATCCCTCCAAAAGAGCCGTCTCTGCTTCCATAATCTGCAACGTGTTGAATCTTCTACGAAGCTCCGAAGCCCGTATCAGTCATCATAAGTGAAGCCATACTGACTCTGATACAGATGATGTCAGGACGGCCGGTCGTGGTAGGTCGCGATCATGCAGCTGTTATATTTAAGTGAAGCGCTTGGCTTCTTGCTCAGACCAAGCCTTTGTTGTGTTCTCACTTCGACGGGACTACATACTAATATCTGAACTATCTTTGAGCTGGATCAAGGATTCCCTGGGCGCGCACAAACAAAGTCGTTCAGCATGCCACTAAAAGACTTCTTCCGCGAGACCTTCGTCGGACGGATGATCAACATAATATCTAGGAACAGGTTACTAAGGGCACCGACACCAGAGCTTCCCCAGAGTGACAAACTTGGACATCAGCTCAGCCGACAAAGCTCCCTCAATCGCTCAGCCAGTCGATCAAGCGCGGACGAAATCGCAGAAAAAGGAGCGGGCGGTCACCTCGTAGACTGGAGCAGCACAACAGACCCAGACAACCCGCAGAATTGGCCACTGTGGAAGAAACTCTACTCGACCGCAGTGATATGCATCCTCACTTTCTCCATCTACGTCGGCTCGGCTATCTATACCGTTGGCTTGGAAGGCATTACTGAGCAGTTCCAAGTGGGCCATGGCACAGCCACGCTGGGCCTCTCTCTCTTCGTCTTTGGCTACGGCATCGGTCCCATGATTCTGGCTCCATTTGCTGAGGCACCACCGATAGGCCGTATGCCGGTCTATGTCATCACGCACCTCATCTTCCTATTCCTGAACTTCGGCGTGGTGTATGCCAAAGACATCGGAATGCTGCTGGCCTTTCGGTTCCTGACTGGATTTTTCGGATCACCCGTCCTCGCGACCGGCGGTGCATCGCTTGGTGATGTCTGGTCACCCAAGAAAGTCTCCTACGCCATCGGCATCTGGGGCAATTTCGCCATTTGCGGGCCAGTTCTTGGTCCACTTGCAGCTGGTTTTGCAGTTCAGGCAAAGGGATGGAAGTGGTCTATCTGGGAACTCATTTGGCTGAACGCCTTCACCGCAGTTCTACTCGTCTTTACACTCGTCGAGACAAGCTCAGACAACATTCTCTTCCGCCGAGCGACCAAGATTCGCAAGATGACCGGGGACAAAGAGTTCAAGACTGCCGCTGAAATCGAAGCTGAAAGGATGCCGGTCAAGGAGATCGTCATATCATCCCTCTATCGCCCTTTTATGCTCTGCTTCACCGAGCCCATCCTCATGGCCCAGAACCTTTATCTCGGCCTAATCTACGCACTGCTATACTGCTGGTTCGAGGCATTCCCACTCGTCTTCAACGGAATCTACCATTTCAACCTCGGCGAGCTGGGTCTCTCGTACATTGGCCTCTTGGTCGGAGCTGTGATCTTTACAATACCATACTTCTACTGGATCCGCAAGAAGATCGAACCAAACACCAACGAAGACGGCACAATAGCACCAGAGAAACGTCTTCCAGCTGCGATTGTCGGCAGTCTCTTCTTGCCCATCTGCCTGTTCTGGGTTGGATGGTCTGCACGCTCGTCGGTCCACTGGATCATGCCGATTAGCGGGAGTGCTTTCTTCACCATTGGAGCTGGAACGCTCTTCAATGCTCTACTTTCGTATCAGAGCGATGCGTATCCCAAGGTTGTCGGATCTGTCCTTGCCGGTAACGACTTTGCGCGAGCAATGTTTGGTGGAGCATTTCCGCTCTTTGCGACGCAAATGTTCAAGACTTTGGGCATCGACTGAGGTTGCTCGCTGCTTGGATTCTTGTCGATTGCCTTTATTCCGATTCCGATTGCCATCTACTATTATGGAGAGAGGTCGAGGAAGAGCAGCAAGTATGCAAGACATGACATATAGACATTAAGGTTTTGGATTGGGATCGGGGATTGCAGCGTTCTAGCGAAGGTACGGATGAGTAGTGATGTATAGCTGGTTCTAAATTGATGATTTGATTCGTCGGTCGACGTGCCATTCGAGTCTTAGGCTACGCAACACGCATAGTCGAACCCATCTCGATCACTCGCTCTTCGCACAGAGAGGAAAAGCCGTAGCCTAAAGTTCTCTGACCGCACCTTTGAGTACGAAATGCGAATATGCTAGGCAGCATGGCCCCTAGAGTTTTGCCCGTAATTCCGCCATCGGTCTGTCCAGTGGTAAAGGAGGCATGCGGAGATAGCACAATGTGTAATAGTGATTGTGCTAACAAAAAGTGTCTCTGGGTCGCCTCAGCCACGCCCTCATGTCCGCATCAAGGATTTCGATGAGGGACTTCTGGTCAAAGACCCCTTTTCGAGAGGAAAAGGATGGGCAAGGTTCTCTGCCAATACTGCTCTCAGACCGGGATGGACAGCGGTCTATTGGGGTAGATAATTGAGCAACTTTGCGTGGTAGCCTGGAAATATCATGGCCCCGAGTGACGTATGTTCAGAGCAGCTTGAGGGTCATGGTCTGTATACAGAAGACCGGCTTAGGATACTGTCGTATGGTTTCGGATCATGCTGGCCAGACTCTGCCAGCTCTGGAGCAGCCCTTGATTGGTTAGCAGGAATGGGTCGTCGTTTGCGGCAGCATATTGGCGACAGGCTACGCTCTCGCTTCCTCCGCTCTGGTTCATGCTTCCCAGACTTTCCTAGCGCTGGCACAGCCCGTCCAGCAGGCTTCCCCTCCGGTAGCGTAGTCCATGCAGTATCGCGGTCCGCGGGTGGCGGCTGGTTTATTGCACTAGCATTGATAATCATTCGCCGCAGCACGTAAGCCTCCGCTTCCTCCGCCCTCTCGTCTTCAATGTTATTCCTCATCTGAGGCGGCGGGTGATAGGCGCCATTTTGCATTGCCATCTCGGCCCTTCTGGTCTGGGCACTTGATGCTTGGCTCCAGAAATCATCGTCCAGAGTCAGCTTACGAGGGAGGCTCATGTGCGATTGCTGTAAACCATAGTCGTGTCCTTCTCGCTCGCTGTCATCGCAGTCGATCTGATCGATGGGAGTGCTGGGACGGGGAGGTATCTTGCATGTCGAGTCCGTTTGGTCTTTGGTCTCAACATCGCGCCGCTGGAGGTTGTTTTTCTGGCGCGAGGCTAAGTCGTCTGCTATAGAGCCCATACGTGAAATTATGCAAGTGTAACGGGGACAGTCTTTGTACCACAAAGATGGGCACCGTGGATATGAGAAAATGAGTATTATACTTACCTCACCACAGTCATCTCCTTCGACGTGGAGGGTACTGAGGAATGACTGCAAGTTCGATGCTGACATCTGAGGAAACGTTGTTGGTAAAATGTTTCGTGAACACCTGTGGGGCAGCATCGCAGGGCCACGGCGAGTTCATGTTGTTGTGAAGTGACCATGGAAAGACGAAGTGGCCAGTAGTCGCGTGGCAGTAGAGGACAGGAAATGGGCAAGCATGACAGACTCTTGGCACCGATAAGTCGTCGCTGAGTGCTCCGCCACGATCAAATGCCTTGTGACCAGGTTCCGGGATGTCGAGGAGGCTGGAGGCTGGAGGGCCGGCGGCCGTCATCGAAGTAAGAGGGAGGAGCATTCGTCGTTGTTCACGCGACCAGCGATCACCGCTGCTTGTGTTCCCTGGAGCCGGAGCTAGACGCCGTCCCTTTCGCAAGCTTGTCGGGTCGAAAATCGCGCTCGCAGAAACAATGTGCTTGTATCGTTGATAATCATGGGTTTCGTGCATTCCACGGCCGTGGAGGCCACGCCGGCGGTATCACTGGAGCAGAAGAGCATCGAGCTGGACGACCTCGAAGACGATGCGCGGCTCAGAAGGTCGATCCGAAAGATGTACTCGAAGAACTGTCTGCGCTTTCGGAGAAGCACTACCACCGAGCGTCGAGTCGAGAAAGAGCGGCAACGGCAGGTGTTGGCCGCCATGAACGATCCGGCGCTGTGGTGAGCTCTGTAGACACCTTCGCACTCTTCGCCAGATGGGTGTCGATGGAGAAATGTGGTCGGGCAGAAACAGCGCTTCGGCAGCTCGCTTGCTCAAAACCACGAAACACTTCTGTGCTTCAGCTCTTCGACCACACCACCTCACCTCATGACATGACTTGAGGAATTACTTCCACCTGCACTACAACACCGCACGCCATATGCAGAGTGGTCTGGGCGACTCAATGCTGGCAGAGGTCTCATCATCATGCCAGCACGAAGGGCAGCTGTGCGAGCAGGCCACGACGAGATAACCACAGCACCTGGAATGACTTCCCCTCTCACAGCAAACCGCTGCTCCAGTGGCGAATTCTCAAGAAGGGTCAGTGGTGACGGCGACAGCGACTGGCAATGCCACAGTATCAGCCTCGGGCTCGGGCTCACTAGCTACCGCGACAGCTGGCACTGGCAGTGGAACCGGGACTGCAGCACAGAACTCCGCAGGAACAGACGCCAGTGCTCCAGCATCGACTGGAGCTGCATCATTAAACAGCATCGCAGGCGGTGTTGGTCTTGTAGCAGGTCTACTTGGGCTCGCAGCACTGCTGTCAGATGTTATATATGCCGACTACAACGCAACATGCAATCTAGCGAGACCATCGAATGGAAGCTCCATCCATCTTCATCGCCATGCTCAGTCTGTCTATTCTCAACAGATCTGTCACCGTTCTCCGATAGCATATCACCTTCGCTGTGTCCAAAAGGACTTGTGCCCCCGCTACTTCACCCACCGACACCGACCTAGGATTCCATTGATGGCCTACTTGCCTCGCTGAATATATATACAGAGCTTCACGTCTTCATGCAGGTCTCTTGCAACCCGCGGGACCCTCGACCATTACCTTCGACCTAACAGCACGGCGGCTCTTGGAGTGAATGCGTCAAATACCGGTACTTGTAAGCTCGTTGTATATATGAACCACTACACGACTGTCAACATACGGTGATGAGTTTGCGTTGAGTGCCGCCGTAGACACAGTTGTTGTCTGTTTCCTCGAACCTTGACATTATCCTATACCGCTACTGCTAACGACATTGAACAGTTTCCAAGTCAACGGTGTAACAATTGCCAACCGCCTGTCGCCGCGTTCGCAGCCACACGAACTGCGCCGTGAGCATGGCTGAGCGAATACATCGCCATCATAATCGCATCAGAGCTTCGAGCTCTTGCCGCGGATCCGAAGTTTACGCATGTGAAAGCCTCACGATCGACGTGAAACGAGACTTACCAGGGGTCATTGAAAGCTGAGAGGGCATTGCAATCGCTTTCACGGCCACCATCGCCACAGTACATTTGCTAGTGTCAGCGCGAAGATCAACGAATGAGATACGATTTTACTCATCGGGCAGGCTCGAAAATGGGGGTACAGATGAAGCGATCTGCCTGCCGCGGGACAGCAGCCACGGTTTGATAAACCTGTCATACGTTTTGCACATTGGTATCATAACCCGACTAAAGACCCCATCCCAGCATGCAGTGATCCGACTGCAGCGTTGCGAGCGCCATACGCCTTTTCCTGTTGTGGTATGCCATTGATCGCTGCTACACTTAGATCTTGATTTCACGCTCGGCGCGCTCAGCAGCCTTGCGGGTCTTTGCCTGGGACTTGGCGCCCATGATGCCTCCACCCCAGTGGCGCTTGGCCTCCTCGTTCTTGTCCATGTAGCCCTCCTTGATGGTCTGGACGAGCTTGGACAGCTCGTTCTTGTCCTCTGCGCGAACCTCGGTGATGGCGAGGGCAGCGGCGGTCTAATATGTATGTTAGCAGGTGTTGGATCAACGCATCATCATGGTTGTGCTCACCTTCTTGTGGACGACCGTGCCGAGACGGGCCTTGCCCTTTACAATCGCGTATGGGACACCCATCTTGCGGCAGAGTGCGGGAAGAAAGATGACGAGCTCGATTGGGTCGACATCGTTGGGGATGAGGACGAGCTGGGTCTTCTTGGCCTCGATGAGAGCAACGACGTGGTTGAGACCGTACTTGACAGTGTATGGCTTCTTGCTCAcgtcctccttcttcttgcCGTCAGCGACAGCGGTGGCCTCCTTGTGCAGGCGCTCCTTCTTCTCGGCCTTGGCTTCAGGTCGGTACTTGTTGAGGAACTTGAAAGTCTGGGCGGCGGTGTTGCGGTCGAGGGTGTTGTTGAACTGGGCAATAGCCGGTGGGACCTTGAGACGGAGGTTCAAGATCTTGCGCTGGCGCTGGAGACGGACGTACTCTGGCCACTTGACCATGCGCGAGAGATCGCGGCGTGGCTGGATGTCCTGGCCAATGCCGAAGTTCTTTGGACGGCGCTCGATGAGAGGGTTCTCGAAGTAGGTCAGTGTGGCTGCAGATATGCTGAAGAGATGTTGTCTGAACTCACCTTTGCCTGCTTCTTGCTACCACCCGCAGCGCCGGCCTTGCCAGCTGGGAATGGAGCCGGAGCGGCCTTCTTTCCACCGGTCTTTGGAGGCTGTCATTGAGAAGAACAGTCAGCGCTATTTCTTCTCTACAGAGACTGCGCAGGGTCTTTCGACGCCTGCGAGGAGCTCAAGCCATATAAGTCACACGCATCACTCCGCAGAGTACGGATGGTGGATGTATTGGGTCATTGCTGTCGCATGCCCGCTGAGGTTTTTAAGAGTAAAAAGATCGGCGCGCAGAGGCAGACAACTAGCAGGTCATGTGTGTAGTATGCTTACCATATTGACAGATGCTGTGCGAACGAAGGGGAAAGGTTAGTGAGGGAGGATTTGTCGTTGGTCGCTGCGTCGAGCTCGAATCGAAGAAGCGAAGGCAGCGAGAAAAGGTAGTTTGAAGTTGTGGTGCCGGCCGACAAGTCTTGGCTGGTGTTGCGGCCTTACTCAGGCATCAGGACTCCACGGCCCAGGCGTGGACGGTGGACGGTGGATGGCGTCGAACTCTCACGGCGATAAGTGACATAACCTGGAACGGATTGTCCGAGTGGCATAATCAGTCCTTGCGACGACGCGCACGCAGTCAGACACGCTCAAAGGCAGCAGTATATCGCCACACCGTCCGAGCCTCATTGTTGTGTTTGTCGCTGCTCGGCCGTGCCTCTGCATACCCAAATGGAAGTCATCCACACGCGTGCACTCCCCGGCCTTCCACTGCCCTTGATCTTAGCGTTGCCGCAGACAAGCTGCATCATCCCGCAGACTGCTCTGCTTGCTCGGCTTGCTCTGCTTGCTCTGCTCTGCCCTTCGATCCGCGACACACCACTTGTCAGCAGAGCTCGAGGTCACCACCAATTCCTGCAGGCACTGTTCACGAACGAGACTCGCCGTCCGCATACCATCTTCCACCGAACACCCGACACCCGACACACCCGCACCCTCCTCTGAGCGTCGCCACGAAAGCGGCTGCCTACATCCGCCAGCATGTCGAGCGTCTTACGTTCGGTGAAGAATGTCACCAAAGGATACTCTTCCGTCCAGGTGAAAGTGCGCAATGGTACGGGACGCCCATAAGCAGGCAGATATGCCATCAGTGCGCGCTCAGAGCTGACAATGGCCATCTAGCGACCAGCAATGACCCATGGGGTCCCACGGGGACGGACATGGCTGACATTGCCAAAATCACATACAACAGCTCCACAGATTTCTACGAGGTCATGGACATGCTCGACAAGCGACTCAACGACAAGGGCAAGAACTGGCGACATGTGCTGAAGAGTCTGAAGGTCCTGGACTACTGTCTGCACGAAGGCTCAGAGTTGGTCGTGACTTGGGCTAGGAAGAACATTTACATCATCAAGACCCTGCGCGAGTTTATGCACACCGACGAGGACGGCAGAGATGTTGGCGCAAGCAGTGAGTATCGCTGCGCATCGAGGGTGTTTGCAGTGCGCTGATCGTGTGTAGTCCGAGCATCCGCCAAGGAGCTTACTTCTTTGATTCTTGACGAAGAACGATTGCGCGCCGAGCGGCAAAACCGTGGATCATGGAAGTCGCGCGTCACCGGACTGGAGGACTTCGGCTTGGGAGGAGAACCTAACCAAGAGCAGCGCCGACACCAGCAGCGAAGGAACCAACGACCGGACGATGATGACGATCTCGAGTTCAGATTGGCCCTTGAGGCTTCGAAGAACGAGGCCGACGAGGCAGCGAAGAGGCAGAAGCCACAGAATGGTGAGGCTGACGACGATCTCGCCAAGGCCATCAAGTTGAGTCAGGAAGAGGAAGAGCTCCGGAAGAGGCAGCTGCAGGATCAAGAGCAAGGCGATCTACTGTTCGACGACACACCTGCGCAACAGCCACAGCCCACGGGCTTCAACCAAGGCTACCAGCAGCAGGCCGCCGTGGACTGGTTCGGCAATCCTGTGCAGGGACAGCCGACTGGCTACTACGATAACGCGTACAGCCAGCCGACTGGCCTGCAGCCGCAGCAGACCGCATTTCAGAATGGCTACGGATATCAGCAACCCCAGCAGACGGGATACGATCAGATGCAGCAACCGCAACAGCAATTCTTGCAACCACAACAGACATACAACCCATGGGCCCACCAGATGGCTCTGGATCAGCAGAACCAAAACCAGCAACAAGCACTTCAGCAGCAACAAACTGCACAAGCTGGATCCAACAACCCATTTGGTGGCTTTGGACAGTCACAAGGCACTATTGGCGTGCAGGCGACTGGCTCGAACAACCCCTTTGCCCAACAGGCTCCACGTGCACAGACAGCATCGCCATTTGGAGGCAAGCCTACACTCGATACACTGCGAGAACAGCACGCAACAAACCAGTTCACACAATCTCGACCCAACCCAATACAAAACTTTACCTCGCCTGTGCAACAGCAACCGGTACAGCCCCAGCAGACACAGCAACAACAACCTCCTCAAGACCCTTACCAAGCGAAGCTCAACGCTCTTTTGGCAAGCGGCGAAGGGCAAGATACCTTCGGAAATACTGGCGATCTTCGTATACCCTCTCAGCACACTGCCCCTGGCACTTTTGTCAACTCTGCGGGAGCTGGCAGCATGGGCCGATTGGAAGCTGCAAAGACTGGCAACAACCCCTTTTACTCTCAAGCACCACAACAGTATCCTGCTCAGACTGGACCAGCTGGTGGCTTTGGTGGGAACAACCCGTTCGGCGCTAGACCACCGCAGCAGCAGAATAATCAGGGCAGCTTGATCGATTTATAGGAGGCAGACGTGGTCGATATGGTGAAGATTTACGTGGCGAACAACCCAATCATGCACTGCACAGTGTTGAGCGTTTCGTCTTTTCAGTTCTCGGTTGACTAGCAAGTGTGCTGCTCACGGGCGGCATTGGTTGATACCCTCTGAGGTTGGTTTGTAGATGGCATATCACGGTGGCTCGGCGTATTTGCAGCGACATATTGAGAATGAAATGGGGTTCATATTTTCAGTGCCCCGGCGCTTCGACCGACACCTGGATTCCCTCACGTCGACAACAGCATGCCCTCTAGACTCGACGGACGCCGCGGACACCACTCATTCATAGGGGTGAATTCCGTACGTACGAGACATATCAAGCCGCCCACACCAGCCAAGCAAACGGATGCTTGTGCAACCGTGATCCGGCTGCCCATGAACAGCAGTACCAGCGACTTCAGGGCTCACACAAACGGAGCGTGTGCACGTATCATGCTCCACGTTGGCGCAAGATGTGCAACGAAACGATTCACCGACCATAGCAATCGATCGCAAGCCGTCAGGCCTCTTGCTTGCACCTAGCGGGGCCTTCAGATGCTTCGAAACCTACCTTACTTAAGAAGGGCTTGCTGCCCTGGGTCTCGAG
It encodes:
- a CDS encoding Opioid growth factor receptor translates to MRRLLASTLFLARQPVFSTPLRQTAPPPSTTLSPQPTVQHASYTSSTGVRHSSMAAGEDKPKPFIVRFYGVEAAKDGEGRSLEDILRFEDNELEYHHDYIQVLFPLPEPSPINPDAPIIKKGTRTAFVENEELRKQLFRAFNHMANFYAFNVKGDAAAPVLEPKPDFRKLAQNTWLTRMDHNHLRITRIIRCLRVLGLEATAQAFHQALQDNAEGVSSRSLMYWERAATRSLHLPPSEDNENACGVAWLKPAED
- a CDS encoding Caffeine resistance protein 5 — protein: MPLKDFFRETFVGRMINIISRNRLLRAPTPELPQSDKLGHQLSRQSSLNRSASRSSADEIAEKGAGGHLVDWSSTTDPDNPQNWPLWKKLYSTAVICILTFSIYVGSAIYTVGLEGITEQFQVGHGTATLGLSLFVFGYGIGPMILAPFAEAPPIGRMPVYVITHLIFLFLNFGVVYAKDIGMLLAFRFLTGFFGSPVLATGGASLGDVWSPKKVSYAIGIWGNFAICGPVLGPLAAGFAVQAKGWKWSIWELIWLNAFTAVLLVFTLVETSSDNILFRRATKIRKMTGDKEFKTAAEIEAERMPVKEIVISSLYRPFMLCFTEPILMAQNLYLGLIYALLYCWFEAFPLVFNGIYHFNLGELGLSYIGLLVGAVIFTIPYFYWIRKKIEPNTNEDGTIAPEKRLPAAIVGSLFLPICLFWVGWSARSSVHWIMPISGSAFFTIGAGTLFNALLSYQSDAYPKVVGSVLAGNDFARAMFGCSLLGFLSIAFIPIPIAIYYYGERSRKSSKYARHDI
- a CDS encoding 60S ribosomal protein L8-B — translated: MPPKTGGKKAAPAPFPAGKAGAAGGSKKQAKNPLIERRPKNFGIGQDIQPRRDLSRMVKWPEYVRLQRQRKILNLRLKVPPAIAQFNNTLDRNTAAQTFKFLNKYRPEAKAEKKERLHKEATAVADGKKKEDVSKKPYTVKYGLNHVVALIEAKKTQLVLIPNDVDPIELVIFLPALCRKMGVPYAIVKGKARLGTVVHKKTAAALAITEVRAEDKNELSKLVQTIKEGYMDKNEEAKRHWGGGIMGAKSQAKTRKAAERAEREIKI
- a CDS encoding Epsin-1, encoding MSSVLRSVKNVTKGYSSVQVKVRNATSNDPWGPTGTDMADIAKITYNSSTDFYEVMDMLDKRLNDKGKNWRHVLKSLKVLDYCLHEGSELVVTWARKNIYIIKTLREFMHTDEDGRDVGASIRASAKELTSLILDEERLRAERQNRGSWKSRVTGLEDFGLGGEPNQEQRRHQQRRNQRPDDDDDLEFRLALEASKNEADEAAKRQKPQNGEADDDLAKAIKLSQEEEELRKRQLQDQEQGDLLFDDTPAQQPQPTGFNQGYQQQAAVDWFGNPVQGQPTGYYDNAYSQPTGLQPQQTAFQNGYGYQQPQQTGYDQMQQPQQQFLQPQQTYNPWAHQMALDQQNQNQQQALQQQQTAQAGSNNPFGGFGQSQGTIGVQATGSNNPFAQQAPRAQTASPFGGKPTLDTLREQHATNQFTQSRPNPIQNFTSPVQQQPVQPQQTQQQQPPQDPYQAKLNALLASGEGQDTFGNTGDLRIPSQHTAPGTFVNSAGAGSMGRLEAAKTGNNPFYSQAPQQYPAQTGPAGGFGGNNPFGARPPQQQNNQGSLIDL